The following proteins are co-located in the Macadamia integrifolia cultivar HAES 741 chromosome 3, SCU_Mint_v3, whole genome shotgun sequence genome:
- the LOC122073698 gene encoding protein SHORT ROOT IN SALT MEDIUM 1-like, with the protein MCNLYLFLPSFQVVLMSGISKDALEELSSDKISDDRIPHLNNILRFAILRQDRSFMAIGGPWDVLDGEDPSVDESSLIQTALRCAKGLTQLDLHNCHRWNRFLEIHYDRVGKDGLFNHKEVTVLFVPDLSDCLPSLEEWRDQWMAHKKSVAERERQLAMKKEKVKKAIAEKERQLALQTEKYGEKKEAVKGDRSHSKPDKSTDSNKNANAEGSLEKEGKDKALHIAPSEKAVDVNKIEEDAGDEIEENATGREIAGGKKLEGKDGEASGECKHVEEEQDKGSVAEATEVQKPGKKKVMRKVVKPKAADKKAGMEDTVSKHNEKLDETDFGDKQVKPENSVQQDETSTDPSGVKTFTRKKIIKKVTVGKTSQSGNKGGTSGDPEAEVKAEKEVDCQEDNAKGKVDPNDPSAVQETGVKTVVKRKIIKRVPKRKATSTGDKGGDGESKKDGDKDENKMINRGNETENVTELVSNKDKQMAEVNKSEKKKSPKIVTSKKSLEVRGDGVANSGEREIRPEKEGKKEDSEVDNKKPGAKVAAGVSKEKVPSKDSHDGEKERAKNDKEKRNKDESRSKTSKDLKEKENPEEPPQHPGMFLKTKWNEEPKLRSLSLSLDSLLDYSDKDIEESTFELSLFAESLYEMLQYQMGCRLLDFLQKLRQRFVKKINQRKRSRDDNPEKENAKEKSLRKQSKTTGEPSVENESAKAEEPDAPNPDGEETMAMERDATADVAEDSKVENETDDEVEEDPEEDVDEDEEMKDASHQDNSPTESVLQAGDAERIVDAEAEPKESSDVKDEVVCVEEQKTGEKTVETEVRSDKEKTEKDKDAGMETDKNANPVVHKELLQAFRFFDRNRVGYLKVEDLRLVFHNLGKFLSHRDVKELVQSALLESNTARDNRILYNKLASLWLRG; encoded by the exons ATGTGCAATCTGTATCTATTTCTCCCTTCATTTCAGGTGGTTCTGATGAGCGGTATCAGTAAAGATGCCTTGGAGGAACTATCTTCTGATAAAATTTCTGATGACCGTATACCACATTTAAATAACATCTTGAGGTTTGCCATTCTCAGACAAGACCGTTCCTTTATGGCAATTGGAGGCCCTTGGGATGTTCTTGACGGTGAGGACCCATCGGTTGATGAGTCATCCTTGATTCAGACGGCTCTTAG ATGTGCAAAGGGATTAACCCAACTTGATTTACATAACTGTCATCGTTGGAATCGTTTCCTTGAG ATACACTATGATAGAGTTGGCAAGGATGGGCTGTTTAACCATAAAGAGGTTACTGTATTGTTTGTTCCTGATCTATCTGACTGCCTACCTTCCTTGGAAGAGTGGAGAGACCAATGGATGGCACACAAGAAGTCCGTAGCTGAGAGAGAGCGTCAGCTTGCTATGAAAAAGGAGAAGGTCAAGAAGGCCATTGCTGAGAAAGAGCGTCAGCTTGCTTTGCAAACAGAG AAATATGGTGAGAAGAAAGAAGCAGTTAAAG GGGATCGAAGTCACAGTAAACCAGATAAGAGCACTGATTCCAACAAAAATGCAAATGCTGAAGGTAGTTTAGAAAAGGAGGGTAAAGATAAAGCATTACATATTGCACCCTCCGAAAAAGCAGTTGATGTAAACAAAATCGAAGAGGATGCTGGTgatgaaattgaagaaaatgcCACTGGGAGAGAAATTGCAGGTGGCAAAAAACTTGAAGGAAAAGATGGAGAAGCCAGTGGGGAATGCAAGCATGTTGAGGAGGAACAAGACAAAGGTTCTGTTGCCGAAGCAACCGAGGTTCAGAAACCTGGGAAGAAGAAAGTTATGAGAAAGGTTGTCAAACCAAAGGCTGCTGATAAGAAAGCTGGCATGGAGGATACAGTCAGCAAACATAATGAGAAGTTGGACGAGACAGATTTTGGAGACAAGCAAGTTAAACCAGAAAACAGTGTTCAACAGGATGAGACTTCTACTGATCCCTCTGGCGTTAAAACTTTTActagaaagaaaattataaaaaaagttACTGTTGGGAAGACCTCTCAGAGCGGAAACAAAGGTGGAACTTCTGGTGACCCCGAAGCTGAGGTAAAAGCTGAGAAAGAAGTGGACTGTCAAGAAGATAATGCAAAGGGTAAGGTAGATCCTAATGATCCTTCCGCTGTGCAGGAAACTGGTGTGAAAACAGTtgtaaaaaggaaaatcattaAGAGGGTGCCTAAACGGAAGGCTACCAGCACTGGAGACAAGGGTGGTGATGGGGAAAGCAAGAAAGATGGAGATAAGGATGAAAATAAAATGATCAATAGAGGAAATGAAACAGAGAATGTGACTGAATTAGTTTCAAATAAAGACAAGCAGATGGCTGAAGTAAACAaatcagagaagaaaaagagtccCAAAATAGTGACAAGTAAGAAGTCTCTAGAAGTGCGAGGTGATGGTGTTGCAAATTCTGGTGAGAGAGAaatcaggccagaaaaagaggGTAAAAAGGAGGACAGTGAAGTAGATAATAAGAAGCCTGGAGCTAAAGTGGCGGCTGGGGTCTCAAAGGAAAAGGTACCTAGTAAGGATAGTCATGATGGCGAGAAGGAAAGGGCAAAAAatgacaaggagaaaagaaacaaagatgaATCCAGGAGCAAGACAAGTAAAGatttgaaagaaaaggaaaatcctgAGGAACCTCCCCAGCATCCTGgcatgtttctaaaaacaaaatggaaTGAAGAGCCTAAG CTTCGATCATTGTCGCTTTCATTGGACTCACTCTTGGATTACAGTGACAAAGATATTGAAGAATCAACTTTTGAG CTTTCATTATTTGCGGAGTCACTTTATGAAATGCTTCAGTACCAAATGGGTTGTCGTCTTTTGGATTTTCTTCAG AAACTGCGACAAAGATTtgtgaagaaaataaatcaacGAAAAAGATCACGTGATGACAACCCTGAGAAAGAAAATGCCAAGGAGAAGTCTTTGAGGAAGCAGTCTAAGACAACTGGTGAACCTTCTGTGGAGAATGAATCTGCAAAAGCTGAAGAGCCAGATGCTCCTAATCCAGATGGTGAAGAAACAATGGCCATGGAAAGGGATGCTACTGCAGATGTGGCTGAGGACTCCAAGGTGGAGAATGAAACAGATGATGAAGTAGAAGAAGATCCAGAAGAAGATGTGGATGAAGATGAGGAAATGAAGGATGCTAGCCACCAGGATAACTCACCTACAGAG TCTGTTCTGCAGGCTGGTGATGCAGAGAGGATAGTTGATGCAGAGGCTGAACCCAAGGAATCAAGTGATGTCAAGGATGAAGTGGTGTGTGTAGAGGAACAGAAGACGGGGGAGAAAACTGTTGAGACAGAGGTTAGGTCTGATaaggaaaaaacagaaaaagataAAGATGCAGGGATGGAGACAGATAAGAATGCAAATCCAGTTGTCCATAAAGAATTGTTGCAG GCTTTCAGATTTTTTGATCGAAATCGGGTGGGCTATCTCAAG GTTGAGGATCTGAGGTTGGTTTTTCATAACTTGGGAAAGTTCCTTTCCCACAGGGATGTAAAG GAACTTGTGCAGAGTGCACTTTTAGAGAGCAACACAGCGAGGGATAATCGCATACTTTACAATAAGTTG GCAAGTCTGTGGCTAAGAGGATAA
- the LOC122073699 gene encoding methyltransferase FGSG_00040: MKEERPEMEEEIIQQLRSKATELLLREEWMESIKLYSQLVSLCQQQLSENHDKFDSDGVSKLRKTLRLALSNLAEARSRLGYFSEALEDCDRAIDIESTHFKTHLCKGKILLNLNRYTGASDCFKTALLHLQGNEHSEILNGYLERCKRLEFQSRTGTIDLSDWVLSGFRGKSPELAEFIGAVQIKRSEKSGRGLFATKDIEAGTLLLFTKAVATVRGILPEPDEDSDSAESARLVMWKEFIEKVFAAAARCKRTRGLISTLLGGEDEESLSVPDISLFRPETGELFFPEEKVDDMGRLINALDVNCLTEDATSAKVLGKNCDYYGVGLWILASFINHSCDPNARRLHIGDHLVAHASKDIKAGDEITFAYFDVLLPLNKRNEMSKTWGFYCKCKRCRFEEEINSRGEIKEIELALERGSGSDMGNVVVRLEEIMRRWMIKGKEKGYLRASYWAAFSGAYGSENSMRRWGRRIPAAEAVAECVTEAVGGDERVLRVAIEGVRKRGGGVFEMERALKLGRCVYGKVVKKQALRALLELQRS; this comes from the coding sequence ATGAAAGAAGAGAGACCAGAGATGGAAGAAGAAATTATTCAGCAGCTGAGATCCAAAGCAACGGAGCTCCTCCTAAGGGAAGAATGGATGGAATCCATCAAACTATACTCTCAGCTTGTTTCTCTCTGCCAACAACAACTCTCAGAGAACCATGACAAGTTTGATTCAGATGGGGTGTCAAAGCTACGGAAGACACTTCGCTTAGCCCTCTCCAATCTAGCGGAGGCACGGTCCCGGTTGGGGTATTTCTCTGAAGCTTTGGAGGATTGCGATCGAGCAATTGATATAGAGAGTACCCATTTCAAGACCCATCTCTGTAAAGGTAAGATCTTGCTCAATTTAAATCGCTATACTGGAGCTTCAGATTGCTTCAAAACGGCTCTTCTCCATCTTCAGGGCAATGAACACTCTGAGATCCTTAATGGGTATTTGGAAAGATGCAAGAGACTTGAATTCCAGTCCAGGACTGGGACTATAGACCTATCAGATTGGGTCTTAAGTGGGTTTCGAGGAAAATCTCCCGAACTTGCAGAATTCATAGGCGCAGTCCAGATCAAGAGATCAGAGAAAAGTGGTCGAGGGCTATTCGCCACGAAGGATATCGAAGCTGGGACTTTGTTGTTATTCACTAAAGCTGTCGCTACCGTCAGGGGAATATTGCCAGAACCTGATGAAGATTCAGATTCAGCCGAGAGCGCTCGACTGGTCATGTGGAAGGAGTTCATAGAGAAAGTTTTTGCCGCTGCCGCGAGATGCAAGAGAACGCGTGGTTTGATTTCTACATTATTGGGAGGAGAAGATGAGGAGAGTCTCAGCGTTCCCGATATAAGTCTCTTCAGGCCTGAAACAGGGGAACTCTTCTTTCCCGAGGAGAAGGTCGACGACATGGGTAGGCTCATAAACGCATTAGATGTGAATTGTCTAACCGAAGATGCAACTTCAGCTAAAGTTCTTGGTAAGAACTGCGATTACTATGGCGTCGGGTTATGGATCTTGGCCTCCTTTATTAATCATTCTTGCGATCCGAATGCAAGACGCTTGCACATTGGGGATCATTTGGTAGCCCATGCTTCCAAAGACATCAAGGCAGGGGATGAGATCACATTTGCCTATTTCGATGTGCTCTTACCGCTTAACAAGCGCAACGAGATGTCCAAGACATGGGGCTTTTACTGTAAATGCAAGCGATGCAGATTTGAGGAGGAGATTAATAGCAGAGGAGAGATCAAAGAGATCGAGTTGGCGCTTGAGAGAGGATCAGGATCGGACATGGGCAATGTCGTGGTCAGATTGGAGGAAATTATGAGGAGATGGATGATCAAGGGAAAGGAGAAGGGGTACTTAAGAGCATCCTATTGGGCTGCGTTTTCGGGTGCTTATGGATCGGAGAACTCGATGAGGAGGTGGGGTAGGCGGATTCCGGCAGCAGAAGCGGTGGCAGAGTGTGTAACAGAGGCTGTAGGTGGCGATGAGAGGGTGTTGAGGGTGGCAATAGAGGGGGTGAGGAAACGTGGTGGTGGGGTGTTTGAGATGGAAAGAGCACTGAAATTGGGGAGATGCGTCTACGGGAAGGTGGTGAAGAAACAAGCATTGAGAGCTCTGCTCGAGCTTCAGCGTTCGTGA